In one Alnus glutinosa chromosome 14, dhAlnGlut1.1, whole genome shotgun sequence genomic region, the following are encoded:
- the LOC133857979 gene encoding cytidine deaminase 1-like → MDKPRFVIPASEVESMAQDSKLTVLQLLPTLVPSAQRLARPPISRYHVGAVGLGSSGRVFFGVNLEFPNLPLHHSVHAEQFLLTNLSLNAEPRLHYLAVSSAPCGHCRQFLQEIRDAPNINLLITSEPNSASDQFTPLSNFLSHPFGPHDLLPEDVPLLLEPHHNKLSFLSETQIKLCNGVCGVGGELRYAALEAANRSRAPYSGCPSGVALVDCEGKVYPGSYMESAAFNPSMGPVQAALVAYVANGGGGGYERIVGAVLVEKEGAVVKQEQTARLLLQAISPKCEFKVFHCRSA, encoded by the coding sequence ATGGACAAACCCAGATTCGTAATCCCAGCCTCAGAAGTCGAATCCATGGCCCAAGACTCCAAACTCACCGTCCTCCAGCTCCTCCCCACGCTCGTTCCCTCCGCCCAGCGCCTCGCCCGCCCGCCCATCTCCCGATACCACGTTGGCGCCGTGGGGCTCGGCTCCTCCGGCCGCGTCTTCTTCGGCGTCAACCTCGAGTTCCCCAACCTCCCCCTCCACCATTCCGTCCACGCCGAGCAGTTCCTACTCACCAATCTCTCCCTCAATGCCGAGCCCCGCCTACACTACCTCGCCGTGTCCTCCGCCCCCTGCGGCCACTGCCGCCAGTTTCTCCAGGAGATCCGCGACGCCCCCAACATCAACCTCCTCATAACCTCCGAACCCAACTCCGCCTCCGATCAATTTACGCCGCTGTCAAACTTTCTCTCCCACCCTTTTGGACCCCATGACTTGTTGCCGGAGGACGTGCCTTTGCTCCTAGAGCCACACCATAATAAATTGTCGTTTTTGAGCGAGACCCAGATAAAATTGTGCAATGGGGTTTGTGGGGTTGGCGGTGAATTACGATACGCGGCTCTGGAGGCTGCGAACAGGTCCCGTGCGCCGTACAGTGGGTGCCCGTCCGGCGTGGCTCTTGTGGATTGCGAAGGGAAGGTGTATCCAGGGTCGTATATGGAATCTGCGGCGTTTAACCCGAGCATGGGACCGGTGCAGGCGGCTCTGGTGGCGTATGTTGCAAACGGAGGCGGTGGTGGGTATGAGAGGATTGTTGGGGCGGTGTTGGTGGAGAAGGAGGGAGCTGTGGTGAAGCAGGAGCAGACGGCGAGGCTGCTGTTGCAGGCGATTTCGCCTAAGTGTGAGTTTAAGGTCTTCCATTGTAGATCGGCTTAG